Proteins encoded by one window of Chryseobacterium foetidum:
- a CDS encoding DinB family protein, protein MTTTATATTQFISSAQLLEHWQGHRNLTRRVIEMFPEKELFEFSVGGMRPFAKLAVELISIAGPALKGIVEGQVEEFSEEAFQPKTKEEILAKWDSETEVINHYFNQISEERFQETFNLFGQYEFPVYQNILYFVDNEVHHRGQGFVYLRALGIEPPFFWERF, encoded by the coding sequence ATGACAACTACAGCAACAGCAACAACACAGTTTATCTCATCAGCACAGCTTTTGGAGCACTGGCAGGGACACAGAAACCTGACAAGAAGAGTGATTGAAATGTTCCCCGAGAAAGAATTATTCGAATTTTCAGTGGGCGGAATGAGACCTTTTGCGAAACTGGCAGTGGAATTAATCAGCATCGCCGGTCCGGCTCTGAAGGGAATCGTGGAAGGACAAGTGGAAGAATTTTCTGAAGAAGCTTTTCAGCCAAAAACCAAGGAGGAAATTTTGGCAAAATGGGATTCTGAGACGGAAGTGATCAATCATTATTTCAACCAAATTTCTGAGGAGAGATTTCAGGAAACATTTAATTTATTTGGTCAGTATGAGTTTCCGGTGTATCAGAATATTCTGTATTTTGTGGATAATGAGGTGCATCACCGTGGACAGGGATTTGTTTATCTGAGAGCGCTGGGAATTGAGCCCCCGTTTTTCTGGGAAAGATTTTAG
- a CDS encoding helix-turn-helix transcriptional regulator gives MNDHYLKKLDRVTAILTQLQSKPIVRAQDLAVKFEVSVRTIYRDVKTLENAGIPIVGEAGSGYSLMDGYKLPPVMFTKEEVLSFITAEKLMQKFSHESLGNHYQTAMEKVRSVLRNSDKNLIQNIENQIGIYNYNPKKEDTIKNIIPTILESIAEKQQISIEYKTVDDKISTRTLEVVGVFFEFSYWYMIAYCTLRNDFRQFRIDRILSITKTQNPYLQEYGQINDYRQSPNGKKTIVRLLVDKKIIGHLNNSKIYYGLTEEKETENGTEMTFETEWIDEGFPRWLITFFDYAQIIEPEFLKTTMQELITKVSKNL, from the coding sequence ATGAACGACCATTACCTCAAAAAACTCGACCGCGTCACCGCAATTCTCACGCAGTTACAGTCAAAACCGATTGTAAGAGCACAGGATTTGGCTGTGAAATTTGAAGTGAGTGTAAGAACAATTTACCGTGATGTAAAAACCTTGGAAAACGCCGGGATTCCGATTGTTGGCGAAGCGGGGAGCGGCTATTCTCTGATGGATGGCTACAAACTTCCGCCCGTGATGTTTACCAAAGAAGAAGTTTTGAGTTTTATCACTGCCGAAAAACTGATGCAGAAATTTTCGCACGAAAGTTTAGGAAATCATTATCAGACCGCTATGGAAAAAGTGCGTTCGGTTTTAAGAAATTCAGATAAAAACTTAATTCAGAATATTGAAAATCAGATTGGTATTTACAATTACAATCCGAAGAAGGAAGACACGATAAAAAATATTATTCCGACAATCTTAGAAAGTATTGCAGAAAAACAGCAGATTTCAATTGAATACAAAACTGTTGACGACAAAATCTCAACAAGAACCCTCGAAGTGGTAGGTGTATTTTTTGAATTCAGCTATTGGTATATGATTGCGTACTGCACGTTGAGAAATGATTTCAGACAGTTCAGAATCGACCGGATTTTAAGCATTACCAAAACCCAGAATCCTTATCTGCAGGAGTACGGACAAATCAACGACTACCGCCAGAGCCCAAACGGAAAAAAAACCATTGTCCGACTTTTGGTGGATAAAAAAATTATCGGTCACCTGAACAATTCCAAAATTTATTACGGCTTAACTGAAGAAAAAGAAACCGAAAACGGCACCGAAATGACCTTCGAAACCGAATGGATCGACGAAGGATTTCCACGCTGGCTGATCACATTTTTCGATTACGCCCAAATCATCGAACCAGAATTCCTCAAAACAACCATGCAGGAACTGATCACAAAAGTTTCAAAAAACCTGTAA
- a CDS encoding ABC transporter ATP-binding protein, with protein MIYWTLFLTFLGAITAQVNAVVLKYTVDEVEKLTKLPSPMSEGIHVLLIISAILLGKEIANIFISFGQKFYGEKIRINVSSVLAQSAIDKILTYKVAYFSDENHASGKLQTRIDRGIESLTKLVQNFFIDILPMFSNAIIALVIMYMQNVYVGLVSTIIVPIYFYVTSMQAKKLGGVRRQLRNQREQKTSGLLNLINSILVIKSFVREKFEGKKQYDLQMQLMESQMYTRKTSFIYEGLKTFIEQIGVVLIILLTVYLVLNQQMTLGAIMLHIMLFNNVSSPIRQLHRIYDDMNDAMIYAEGYFEILNADGETEPNGTFVENKIKGNFELRNIDFTYPNGTKALHNVSMIIENGKTTALVGLSGAGKSTIINLLCKFYLPDSGEIILDQVDLNNFENAYLRNDLGLVLQKNHIFQGSIEDNIRYGNMNASFEEIEEAAKKAYLHEQIIDLPEKYQHDATQLSGGQQQRIAIARLFLKNPPIIFLDEPTASLDAIATEQIKNSLDAIKEGRTVVIISHSLSQILDSDKIYVMKKGHVVESGTHDELVQLNGTYREIFDASARSLNLDKLMNTFKN; from the coding sequence ATGATTTATTGGACATTGTTTCTCACTTTTCTGGGAGCAATCACGGCGCAGGTCAATGCGGTGGTTTTGAAATATACGGTTGATGAAGTGGAAAAATTGACTAAACTTCCCAGTCCGATGTCGGAAGGAATTCATGTGCTTTTAATTATTTCTGCCATACTTTTAGGAAAAGAAATTGCCAATATTTTTATCAGTTTCGGACAGAAATTTTACGGTGAGAAAATCAGAATTAATGTGAGTTCAGTTTTGGCGCAGTCTGCTATTGATAAAATTCTAACCTACAAAGTTGCCTATTTCAGTGACGAAAACCATGCTTCCGGAAAATTACAGACCAGAATCGACCGTGGAATTGAGAGTTTAACGAAACTCGTTCAGAACTTTTTCATCGATATTTTGCCGATGTTTTCCAATGCCATTATTGCATTGGTGATTATGTACATGCAGAATGTGTATGTCGGTCTGGTTTCCACGATTATTGTTCCGATTTATTTTTATGTCACTTCAATGCAGGCGAAAAAACTGGGTGGCGTAAGAAGACAGCTCCGAAATCAGCGTGAGCAGAAAACTTCGGGACTTTTAAATCTAATTAATTCCATTTTGGTAATTAAAAGTTTTGTCCGTGAAAAATTTGAAGGTAAGAAACAGTACGACCTCCAGATGCAACTGATGGAAAGCCAGATGTACACACGAAAAACCAGCTTCATTTACGAAGGTTTGAAAACATTTATTGAGCAGATTGGTGTGGTTTTGATTATTTTACTGACGGTTTATCTCGTTTTAAATCAGCAGATGACTTTGGGAGCGATTATGCTTCATATTATGTTGTTCAATAACGTTTCGTCGCCGATCAGACAGCTTCACAGAATTTATGATGATATGAATGATGCGATGATTTATGCAGAAGGATATTTTGAAATTTTAAATGCCGACGGAGAGACTGAGCCGAACGGAACTTTCGTTGAAAATAAAATCAAAGGAAATTTTGAACTCAGAAATATCGATTTCACCTATCCCAACGGTACAAAAGCGTTGCACAATGTTTCAATGATCATCGAAAACGGAAAAACAACAGCATTGGTCGGCCTCAGTGGAGCCGGAAAATCTACCATTATCAATCTTTTATGTAAATTTTACCTTCCCGATTCCGGCGAAATTATTTTGGATCAAGTAGATTTAAATAATTTTGAAAACGCTTATCTCAGAAACGATTTAGGTTTAGTCTTACAGAAAAATCATATTTTTCAGGGAAGTATCGAAGACAACATTCGCTATGGAAATATGAATGCGAGTTTTGAGGAAATCGAAGAAGCTGCCAAAAAGGCCTATCTCCACGAGCAGATTATAGATTTACCTGAAAAATACCAGCATGACGCCACCCAACTTTCAGGCGGACAGCAACAGAGAATTGCGATAGCACGATTATTCCTCAAAAATCCACCGATTATATTTCTTGATGAACCTACAGCAAGCTTGGATGCGATTGCGACTGAACAGATTAAAAATTCTTTAGATGCGATTAAAGAAGGAAGAACGGTGGTGATTATTTCACATTCACTTTCCCAGATTTTAGATTCGGATAAAATTTATGTGATGAAAAAAGGCCACGTCGTTGAAAGCGGAACGCATGATGAATTGGTGCAATTGAATGGAACTTACCGTGAGATTTTTGATGCGTCCGCGAGAAGTCTCAATCTGGATAAACTGATGAATACTTTCAAAAATTAA